The Cellulomonas fulva genome includes a window with the following:
- a CDS encoding inositol monophosphatase family protein: protein MTNADPALVHELMTTAEAVAREAGALVHGGRPTRVTVHATKTSPVDVVTAMDLASETLVRERLAELRPDDGILGEEQGFVRGSSGITWVVDPIDGTVNYLYGLASWSVSVAAVVAGPDEHGAPDPRTWTVLAGAVHSPTDGRTYVAGAGQGATLDGAPLRVNDPQPLDRCLVGTGFGYLVERRRAQAVVVADLLPRVRDIRRLGSAALDLCAVAGGGLDLYYERGLAPWDMAAAGLVASEAGAVVTGLRGRPATDAMTVAGPPGGIDPLLSFLEDHGADATA, encoded by the coding sequence ATGACGAACGCCGACCCCGCCCTGGTCCATGAGCTCATGACGACGGCGGAGGCCGTCGCCCGCGAGGCCGGGGCCCTGGTGCACGGCGGCCGGCCGACGCGCGTGACGGTGCACGCCACCAAGACCAGCCCGGTCGACGTCGTCACCGCCATGGACCTGGCCTCGGAGACGCTGGTCCGCGAGCGGCTGGCCGAGCTGCGGCCGGACGACGGGATCCTGGGGGAGGAGCAGGGGTTCGTGCGCGGCTCGTCGGGCATCACGTGGGTGGTGGACCCGATCGACGGGACGGTCAACTACCTGTACGGCCTCGCGTCGTGGTCGGTCTCCGTCGCGGCCGTGGTCGCGGGGCCCGACGAGCACGGCGCGCCGGACCCCCGGACATGGACGGTGCTCGCGGGCGCGGTGCACTCGCCGACCGACGGGCGGACGTACGTCGCGGGCGCGGGGCAGGGCGCCACGCTGGACGGTGCGCCGCTGCGCGTCAACGACCCGCAGCCCCTCGACCGCTGCCTCGTCGGCACCGGCTTCGGCTACCTCGTCGAGCGGCGCCGGGCCCAGGCGGTCGTCGTCGCCGACCTCCTGCCGCGCGTCCGGGACATCCGGCGCCTCGGCTCGGCGGCGCTCGACCTGTGCGCCGTCGCCGGCGGCGGGCTCGACCTGTACTACGAGCGCGGTCTGGCGCCGTGGGACATGGCCGCCGCGGGCCTGGTGGCGAGCGAGGCGGGTGCGGTCGTCACCGGCCTGCGCGGCCGTCCCGCGACGGACGCGATGACGGTCGCCGGACCGCCCGGAGGCATCGACCCGCTGCTCTCGTTCCTGGAGGACCACGGCGCCGACGCGACCGCCTGA
- a CDS encoding DUF4193 domain-containing protein, translating into MATDYDAPRKTEEDLSEDSLQELQARRADKNSGVVDEDETEAAEGFELPGADLSGEELSVRVLPRQADEFTCSRCFLVHHRSQLAYERDGQQVCSECAA; encoded by the coding sequence ATGGCTACCGACTACGACGCCCCGCGCAAGACCGAGGAGGACCTCAGCGAGGACTCGCTGCAGGAGCTCCAGGCGCGACGCGCGGACAAGAACTCCGGCGTGGTCGACGAGGACGAGACGGAGGCTGCCGAGGGCTTCGAGCTCCCGGGCGCCGACCTCTCGGGCGAGGAGCTCTCGGTCCGCGTGCTGCCCCGCCAGGCAGACGAGTTCACGTGCTCGCGCTGCTTCCTGGTCCACCACCGCAGCCAGCTCGCCTACGAGCGCGACGGGCAGCAGGTCTGCTCGGAGTGCGCGGCCTGA
- a CDS encoding DUF3093 domain-containing protein, whose amino-acid sequence MPASDALPSGPVDGPATVPAFDEALWPGAVGWLAVPFFAGTLAAALLPVDGVLAVVAGLVVLVGGLVALVVTTPRVRVVAGELHAGRAHVPVALLREPRALDAPTLRHELGPGLDARAFLCHRGWVRTAVRAELADPADPTPYWVVSTRRPEALVAALRAA is encoded by the coding sequence ATGCCCGCCTCCGACGCGCTCCCCTCCGGTCCGGTGGACGGACCCGCCACCGTCCCCGCCTTCGACGAGGCGCTGTGGCCCGGCGCCGTCGGGTGGCTCGCGGTGCCGTTCTTCGCCGGCACGCTGGCCGCGGCCCTGCTGCCCGTGGACGGGGTGCTCGCGGTCGTGGCGGGCCTCGTCGTGCTGGTCGGCGGACTGGTCGCGCTCGTCGTGACGACGCCGCGCGTGCGCGTGGTCGCCGGCGAGCTGCACGCGGGCCGTGCACACGTCCCGGTGGCCCTCCTGCGCGAGCCGCGCGCGCTCGACGCGCCGACCCTGCGCCACGAGCTCGGGCCGGGCCTCGACGCGCGCGCGTTCCTGTGCCACCGCGGCTGGGTGCGCACCGCGGTCCGGGCGGAGCTCGCCGACCCGGCGGACCCCACGCCGTACTGGGTGGTCTCGACGCGGCGGCCCGAGGCGCTCGTCGCGGCGCTCCGCGCCGCCTGA
- the dut gene encoding dUTP diphosphatase has translation MTREPDLEVLLQLLDPELPAPAYAHPGDAGADLVTRIDVTIPPQGRATVPTGVAIALPDGYAAFVHPRSGLAARHGLTIVNAPGTVDAGYRGEIAVTLLNTDTEQAIVLHRGDRVAQLVVQRVERVRFVAVETLPGSHRGEGGFGSTGGWRTAAH, from the coding sequence GTGACGCGCGAACCCGACCTCGAGGTCCTGCTCCAGCTGCTCGACCCGGAGCTCCCGGCGCCCGCGTACGCCCATCCGGGCGACGCCGGCGCGGACCTGGTGACCCGCATCGACGTGACGATCCCGCCGCAGGGCCGGGCGACCGTGCCGACCGGCGTCGCGATCGCGCTGCCGGACGGGTACGCCGCGTTCGTGCACCCGCGCTCGGGGCTCGCGGCGCGGCACGGGCTCACGATCGTCAACGCCCCGGGCACCGTCGACGCGGGGTACCGCGGCGAGATCGCCGTGACGCTGCTCAACACCGACACCGAGCAGGCGATCGTGCTGCACCGCGGCGACCGGGTGGCGCAGCTCGTCGTGCAGAGGGTCGAGCGCGTCCGGTTCGTGGCGGTCGAGACGCTGCCCGGCTCCCACCGGGGCGAGGGCGGCTTCGGGTCCACCGGCGGGTGGCGCACGGCCGCCCACTAG
- a CDS encoding DUF3710 domain-containing protein, whose translation MAMFRRRPKDGDEPEVRDDALEAQSDVDEIDEPDEPTADAGATTPVPRTHGPWDAADDVDDRPRVDLGALHVPGVPGMELRMEIDKTTNVVSAASVSVDGSTLQLQAYAAPRTEGIWDEIRGEIQQSVVAQGGAADDLPGPFGRELLARLPARTPEGRTGHRPARFLGVDGPRWFLRGVITGRAAVEPAAAQVLEQVFGGVVVVRGQDARPPRDLLALKLPGQASAAPVAPEPEQSLDPLTRGPEITETR comes from the coding sequence GTGGCGATGTTCCGGCGCCGTCCCAAGGACGGCGACGAGCCCGAGGTGCGCGACGACGCGCTCGAGGCCCAGTCCGACGTCGACGAGATCGACGAGCCCGACGAGCCGACGGCCGACGCAGGGGCGACGACGCCCGTGCCGCGGACGCACGGTCCGTGGGACGCCGCCGACGACGTCGACGACCGTCCGCGCGTCGACCTCGGTGCCCTGCACGTCCCCGGCGTCCCGGGGATGGAGCTGCGCATGGAGATCGACAAGACGACGAACGTCGTGTCGGCCGCGTCGGTGTCCGTCGACGGCTCGACGCTGCAGCTCCAGGCGTACGCGGCCCCGCGCACCGAGGGCATCTGGGACGAGATCCGCGGCGAGATCCAGCAGTCGGTGGTGGCGCAGGGTGGCGCGGCCGACGACCTGCCGGGACCGTTCGGACGGGAGCTCCTGGCCCGCCTGCCCGCGCGCACGCCGGAGGGCCGCACCGGTCACCGCCCCGCACGGTTCCTCGGCGTCGACGGACCGCGCTGGTTCCTGCGCGGCGTGATCACAGGGCGCGCGGCCGTCGAGCCCGCGGCCGCCCAGGTGCTCGAGCAGGTGTTCGGCGGGGTCGTCGTGGTCCGCGGGCAGGACGCCCGCCCGCCGCGCGACCTGCTGGCCCTCAAGCTGCCCGGTCAGGCCTCGGCCGCTCCGGTCGCGCCCGAGCCGGAGCAGTCCCTGGACCCGCTCACGCGCGGTCCCGAGATCACGGAGACCCGATGA
- a CDS encoding OB-fold nucleic acid binding domain-containing protein, translating to MSLKERLRSLAASQAEIEAHEERADAERAVGCTAVDHLPLRQRAKVSGIIRSVTFRPREGVPALEAELYDGSGSLALVWLGRREIAGVGPGRRLKAEGLVCEIEGRRTMFNPRYELRARPGE from the coding sequence ATGAGCCTCAAGGAGCGGCTGCGGTCCCTCGCGGCCTCGCAGGCCGAGATCGAGGCCCATGAGGAGCGCGCCGACGCCGAGCGCGCGGTGGGCTGCACCGCGGTGGACCACCTGCCCCTGCGGCAGCGCGCGAAGGTCAGCGGCATCATCCGCTCGGTGACGTTCCGGCCACGAGAGGGCGTCCCCGCCCTGGAGGCCGAGCTGTACGACGGCAGCGGCTCGCTCGCGCTGGTCTGGCTCGGTCGCCGCGAGATCGCGGGCGTGGGCCCGGGTCGTCGGCTGAAGGCCGAAGGTCTCGTGTGCGAGATCGAGGGCCGCCGCACCATGTTCAACCCGCGGTACGAGCTGCGGGCACGCCCCGGTGAGTGA
- a CDS encoding DUF3159 domain-containing protein — translation MRVLAAQEFSAADAVGGVRGVVESVAPGLLFVVVYLASGQRLTPALVAAGAAALIAVVVRLVQRTPLTQAFSGVIGVGIGVFWAWRTGDASDYFAYGLLINAGYLVGTLATVLVGWPLVGLVLGLFAKDGPLGGGPWRNAVAWHDDRALRRVYTLATLPWVAMFALRLAVQLPLYFADDVAWLGTAKLAMGVPLTALALWVSWVLVSPTRRATPSAP, via the coding sequence ATGCGCGTGCTCGCCGCGCAGGAGTTCTCCGCGGCCGACGCGGTCGGCGGTGTCCGCGGCGTCGTCGAGTCCGTCGCGCCCGGCCTGCTGTTCGTCGTCGTCTACCTCGCGAGCGGCCAGCGACTGACCCCCGCGCTCGTGGCGGCCGGCGCGGCCGCCCTGATCGCGGTCGTGGTCCGGCTCGTCCAGCGCACGCCGCTGACGCAGGCGTTCTCGGGCGTGATCGGCGTGGGCATCGGCGTGTTCTGGGCGTGGCGGACCGGGGACGCGTCCGACTACTTCGCCTACGGGCTGCTGATCAACGCGGGCTACCTCGTCGGCACCCTTGCCACCGTGCTGGTGGGCTGGCCGCTCGTCGGGCTGGTCCTGGGCCTGTTCGCCAAGGACGGGCCGCTGGGCGGGGGACCGTGGCGCAACGCCGTGGCCTGGCACGACGACCGCGCCCTGCGGCGCGTGTACACGCTGGCCACGCTGCCGTGGGTCGCGATGTTCGCGCTCCGGCTCGCCGTGCAGCTCCCGCTGTACTTTGCCGACGACGTCGCGTGGCTCGGCACGGCGAAGCTCGCGATGGGTGTCCCGCTGACCGCGCTCGCGCTCTGGGTGAGCTGGGTCCTGGTCAGCCCGACACGCCGGGCGACGCCGTCGGCACCTTGA
- a CDS encoding potassium channel family protein has protein sequence MRVVIAGAGSVGRSIARELLAHEHEVTLIDRQPTAMRVAQVAEADWLLADACELPTLREARTDECDVMVAATGDDKANLVISLLAKTEFGVPRTVARVNNPKNEWMFDEAWGVDVAVSTPRIMTAMVEEAVAVGDLVRIFTFHQSGADILEITLPPDAPLVGIRVGQVEWPTDVVLACIVRGGRPIAPSPDDTLEARDELLFVTGRDADEGALELLLKVPTASPGVSG, from the coding sequence GTGAGGGTCGTCATCGCCGGCGCCGGGTCGGTCGGCCGGTCCATCGCCCGGGAGCTGCTCGCGCACGAGCACGAGGTCACGCTGATCGACCGGCAGCCCACCGCGATGCGGGTGGCGCAGGTCGCCGAGGCCGACTGGCTCCTCGCTGACGCCTGCGAGCTGCCCACGCTCCGCGAGGCCCGCACCGACGAGTGCGACGTGATGGTGGCCGCCACCGGCGACGACAAGGCCAACCTGGTCATCTCGCTCCTGGCGAAGACCGAGTTCGGGGTGCCCCGCACCGTCGCCCGCGTCAACAACCCGAAGAACGAGTGGATGTTCGACGAGGCGTGGGGCGTCGACGTCGCCGTCTCGACGCCGCGCATCATGACGGCGATGGTCGAGGAGGCCGTGGCGGTCGGCGACCTGGTCCGGATCTTCACGTTCCACCAGTCGGGCGCCGACATCCTCGAGATCACGCTGCCGCCCGACGCACCGCTCGTCGGGATCCGCGTCGGTCAGGTGGAGTGGCCCACCGACGTCGTGCTCGCGTGCATCGTGCGCGGCGGTCGGCCGATCGCGCCCAGCCCGGACGACACGCTGGAGGCGCGCGACGAGCTGCTGTTCGTGACCGGGCGCGACGCCGACGAGGGTGCCCTCGAGCTGCTGCTCAAGGTGCCGACGGCGTCGCCCGGCGTGTCGGGCTGA
- a CDS encoding potassium channel family protein: MGCGRVGASLAQTLEEHGHSVAVIDQNPESFRRLSNEFAGHKVTGLGFDRDTLVKAGIDDAYGFAAVADGDNSNILAARVARETYGIENVVARIYDPHRAEIYQRLGIPTVATVRWTAHQVLRRLLPMGTSDEFRDSSGQITLVQIDVHTGWVGRTLATLEDASGARIAYLTRYGDGVLPTAGTVLQENDVVHALVRVDDLASVERVLTSEPEVEE; the protein is encoded by the coding sequence ATGGGTTGCGGCCGCGTCGGCGCCAGCCTCGCGCAGACGCTCGAGGAGCACGGCCACTCGGTCGCCGTGATCGACCAGAACCCCGAGTCCTTCCGACGCCTGTCCAACGAGTTCGCCGGCCACAAGGTCACTGGCCTCGGCTTCGACCGGGACACCCTGGTCAAGGCGGGCATCGACGACGCCTACGGCTTCGCCGCCGTGGCGGACGGCGACAACTCGAACATCCTCGCCGCGCGCGTGGCCCGCGAGACGTACGGCATCGAGAACGTCGTGGCGCGGATCTACGACCCGCACCGCGCCGAGATCTACCAGCGCCTCGGCATCCCCACGGTGGCGACGGTCCGCTGGACCGCCCACCAGGTCCTGCGGCGGCTGCTGCCCATGGGCACGTCCGACGAGTTCCGCGACTCGTCGGGGCAGATCACGCTGGTGCAGATCGACGTGCACACCGGGTGGGTCGGCCGCACGCTGGCGACCCTCGAGGACGCGTCGGGTGCACGCATCGCCTACCTGACCCGCTACGGCGACGGCGTCCTGCCGACCGCGGGCACCGTCCTGCAGGAGAACGACGTGGTGCATGCCCTGGTCCGCGTGGACGACCTCGCGTCCGTCGAGCGCGTCCTCACGTCCGAGCCGGAGGTCGAGGAGTGA
- a CDS encoding APC family permease codes for MSDLSDAAKRLLLGRPVRSDNLGHTLLPKRIALPVFASDALSSVAYAPDEILLTLSIAGLSALTISPWVGIAVAVVMLTVVASYRQNVRAYPSGGGDYEVATVNLGPNAGVTVASALLVDYVLTVAVSISSGAQYAAAAFPALKGHEAPFAIGLVVLLTLVNLRGVKESGRAFAVPVYLFMLAIGLIAVIGSWRYVAGTLPLAESAELDIAPEAGFEQGLVGIAGFFLVLRAFASGCAALTGVEAISNGVPAFRKPKSRNAATTLALLGGLSITMILSILMLAKATGIKFADVPAEQLLLDGVPVGEGYEQHPVIAQLASAVFEGMPVLVAVVAIVTGLILVLAANTAFNGFPVLGSILARDGYLPRQLHTRGDRLAFSNGIVTLAVVAIALIWAFDAQVTRLIQLYIVGVFVSFTLSQLGMVKHWTRELRTEPNPADRTRMKRSRVVNAIGLGMTGTVLVVVLITKFTHGAYIAILAMIVVFVLMQGIHRHYATVRKELALGEDPMASRALPSRVHAIVLVSHLHRPTMRAIAYARASRPQVLEAVTVGVDEDDVDDLRARWDAMELPVPLRVLDSPFREITRPVLQYVRSIRRESPRDLVVVYIPEYVVGHWWEQLLHNQSALRLKGRLLFTPGVVVASVPWQLASSEGQTGLEDHVRRTAPRG; via the coding sequence GTGTCGGACCTCTCGGATGCCGCCAAACGCCTGTTGCTCGGACGTCCGGTCCGCAGCGACAACCTCGGGCACACCCTGCTGCCGAAGCGCATCGCGCTCCCGGTCTTCGCGTCGGACGCGCTCTCGTCGGTGGCCTACGCCCCCGACGAGATCCTGCTGACGCTCTCGATCGCCGGCCTGTCGGCGCTGACGATCTCGCCGTGGGTCGGGATCGCCGTCGCGGTCGTCATGCTGACGGTCGTCGCGAGCTACCGCCAGAACGTCCGCGCATACCCCTCGGGCGGTGGCGACTACGAGGTCGCGACCGTGAACCTCGGTCCCAACGCCGGCGTGACGGTGGCCAGCGCGCTGCTGGTCGACTACGTGCTGACGGTCGCCGTGTCGATCTCGTCGGGCGCCCAGTACGCCGCGGCGGCGTTCCCCGCGCTCAAGGGGCACGAGGCGCCGTTCGCGATCGGGCTCGTGGTGCTCCTGACGCTCGTCAACCTGCGCGGCGTCAAGGAGTCCGGCCGCGCGTTCGCGGTCCCCGTGTACCTGTTCATGCTCGCGATCGGCCTGATCGCCGTGATCGGCTCGTGGCGCTACGTGGCCGGCACGCTCCCGCTCGCCGAGTCCGCCGAGCTCGACATCGCGCCCGAGGCGGGCTTCGAGCAGGGCCTGGTCGGGATCGCGGGCTTCTTCCTGGTACTGCGCGCCTTCGCGTCGGGCTGCGCCGCGCTCACGGGCGTCGAGGCGATCAGCAACGGTGTCCCGGCCTTCCGCAAGCCCAAGTCCAGGAACGCGGCGACCACGCTCGCGCTCCTGGGCGGGCTCTCGATCACGATGATCCTGTCGATCCTCATGCTGGCGAAGGCGACCGGCATCAAGTTCGCCGACGTCCCGGCGGAGCAGCTGCTGCTCGACGGCGTCCCGGTCGGCGAGGGGTACGAGCAGCACCCGGTGATCGCCCAGCTGGCGTCGGCGGTGTTCGAGGGGATGCCCGTCCTGGTCGCCGTCGTCGCGATCGTGACCGGCCTGATCCTCGTGCTCGCCGCGAACACCGCGTTCAACGGCTTCCCGGTGCTGGGCTCGATCCTGGCGCGCGACGGCTACCTGCCCCGTCAGCTCCACACCCGCGGCGACCGGCTGGCGTTCTCCAACGGCATCGTGACCCTCGCGGTCGTCGCGATCGCGCTGATCTGGGCGTTCGACGCGCAGGTCACGCGCCTGATCCAGCTCTACATCGTCGGCGTCTTCGTCTCCTTCACGCTGAGCCAGCTCGGGATGGTGAAGCACTGGACGCGCGAGCTGCGCACCGAGCCGAACCCCGCCGACCGCACGCGGATGAAGCGCTCCCGCGTGGTCAACGCGATCGGCCTCGGCATGACGGGCACCGTCCTGGTGGTCGTCCTGATCACCAAGTTCACGCACGGCGCCTACATCGCGATCCTCGCGATGATCGTCGTCTTCGTGCTGATGCAGGGCATCCACCGGCACTACGCCACGGTCCGCAAGGAGCTGGCGCTGGGGGAGGACCCGATGGCGTCCCGCGCCCTGCCGAGCCGCGTGCACGCGATCGTGCTGGTCTCGCACCTGCACCGGCCGACGATGCGTGCCATCGCGTACGCGCGCGCGTCGCGCCCGCAGGTGCTCGAGGCCGTCACGGTCGGGGTCGACGAGGACGACGTGGACGACCTGCGCGCGCGGTGGGACGCGATGGAGCTGCCCGTGCCGCTGCGGGTGCTCGACTCGCCGTTCCGCGAGATCACGCGGCCGGTGCTGCAGTACGTGCGGTCCATCCGCCGCGAGAGCCCCCGCGACCTCGTCGTGGTCTACATCCCGGAGTACGTCGTCGGTCACTGGTGGGAGCAGCTGTTGCACAACCAGAGCGCGTTGCGGCTCAAGGGCCGCCTGCTGTTCACACCCGGCGTCGTCGTGGCCTCGGTGCCGTGGCAGCTCGCCTCGTCGGAGGGGCAGACCGGTCTCGAGGACCACGTCCGGCGGACGGCGCCCCGTGGCTGA
- a CDS encoding class I SAM-dependent RNA methyltransferase, producing MADGLVELEIGPVAHGGHCVARLDGRVVFVRHTLPGERVLVRLTDAADGATFWRGDAVEVLDASPDRVPSAWPAAGPDGVGGGELAHVALPAQREWKRAVLREQLQRLAHDERDLVVRAAPGDDERGGLAWRTRIDLVADADGRAGMRRHRSHDVVALDSMPLAVEEIAALDLFSRRWPAGAHVEAVAPVGGDRPLVLVDGEPYDLTRRRPDSRPNARSSVREVVATPGGERTYRVAAAGFWQVHRAAPAALVDAVLSGVGDVAGAVVLDLYAGAGLFTLPLADAVGDGEVVSVEGDARAVRDARRNLHDRANVELHVGDVARVLRGDQDAGSDVVHADVVVLDPPRAGAGRAVLEAVAALRPERVVYVACDPAALARDVALLADAGYGLQTVEGHDLFPMTHHVEAVATFTR from the coding sequence GTGGCTGACGGCCTGGTCGAGCTCGAGATCGGCCCCGTCGCGCACGGTGGCCACTGCGTCGCGCGGCTGGACGGCCGGGTCGTCTTCGTCCGGCACACGCTGCCGGGTGAGCGCGTGCTGGTCCGGCTGACGGACGCGGCGGACGGCGCCACCTTCTGGCGGGGGGACGCCGTGGAGGTCCTCGACGCCTCGCCCGACCGCGTGCCGAGCGCCTGGCCCGCCGCGGGCCCGGACGGCGTCGGCGGCGGCGAGCTCGCGCACGTCGCGCTGCCCGCGCAACGCGAGTGGAAGCGTGCGGTCCTGCGGGAGCAGCTGCAGCGCCTCGCGCACGACGAGCGCGACCTCGTGGTCCGTGCCGCGCCGGGCGACGACGAGCGTGGCGGCCTCGCCTGGCGGACGCGCATCGACCTGGTCGCGGACGCGGACGGCCGCGCCGGCATGCGCCGGCACCGGTCGCACGACGTCGTCGCGCTCGACTCGATGCCGCTCGCGGTCGAGGAGATCGCCGCGCTCGACCTGTTCTCCCGCCGCTGGCCCGCGGGCGCCCACGTCGAGGCGGTCGCGCCCGTGGGCGGTGATCGTCCCCTGGTGCTCGTCGACGGCGAGCCGTACGACCTCACGCGACGCCGCCCGGACAGCCGGCCGAACGCCCGCAGCTCGGTGCGCGAGGTCGTCGCGACGCCCGGGGGCGAGCGGACGTACCGCGTGGCGGCTGCCGGCTTCTGGCAGGTGCACCGCGCGGCGCCGGCCGCGCTCGTGGACGCCGTGCTGAGCGGCGTCGGCGACGTCGCCGGAGCCGTGGTGCTCGACCTGTACGCGGGGGCCGGCCTGTTCACGCTCCCGCTCGCCGACGCGGTGGGCGACGGCGAGGTGGTCTCCGTCGAGGGCGACGCCCGGGCCGTCCGCGACGCGCGGCGCAACCTGCACGACCGCGCCAACGTCGAGCTGCACGTGGGCGACGTCGCCCGGGTGCTGCGGGGGGACCAGGACGCCGGCTCGGACGTCGTGCACGCCGACGTCGTCGTGCTGGACCCGCCGCGCGCGGGAGCGGGCCGGGCGGTCCTGGAGGCCGTCGCGGCGCTGCGGCCCGAGCGCGTCGTGTACGTCGCGTGCGACCCGGCCGCGCTCGCCCGTGACGTCGCCCTGCTGGCCGACGCGGGCTACGGGCTCCAGACCGTCGAGGGCCACGACCTGTTCCCCATGACCCACCACGTCGAGGCCGTCGCGACGTTCACCCGCTGA
- a CDS encoding carboxypeptidase regulatory-like domain-containing protein — protein sequence MPQTDSPDGTARSRHRSRHRAGRTAVALAGALAAVLVATLAPAVPAGAATTITVSGRVTDTASQAVAGVRVAIGPANGGQQHSALTAADGTFAITGVPAGPSALQVDDDWQSDDLWRTQTWDGSAGVEGWQTFDTGAADLTGLTFRLRPTSGVLGRAVDETGKPLANIAWNVYDRDPATGRWVGRQYGPLLTDEDGRMWHPVEPGTQWRLCFTDSWYQPTDDGGGTWTPTVRHQAGCWNQAGTGGVPLEDAGTTSFTDVGQRVTRTVVMKTAGKALTPGYPSVVGTTATGTTLTAYPGTWGPSGVAVRYQWVSYTDEGVREAVAGATGRTLTTTAALAGRYVSVEVTGTRTGYASMTRTAGIGQIGGAAPTTSAPLTIAGTPATGRTLSASDGTVSPGDASTGYEWYVDGVPAGYGPTFAVTTAHRATTVEVRAYYRATGPAGGTRLAQASVRVPGLAFTTVAPGVAGTAVVGKTLTAKVGVWTPTPTRTSYQWYRSGSPIAGATAATYRLTAADRGRLIKVRVTGSRAGYDTASRTSAPTTAVKGVLTSVEPTVSGTPRVGATLTAKVGAWKPSGVTFAYRWFRDGVAISGATAKTYTPRSVDRGHRLHVKVTGARAGYVSQSRTSATTSRVV from the coding sequence GTGCCCCAGACCGACTCCCCCGACGGGACCGCTCGTTCCCGTCACCGTTCCCGTCACCGCGCCGGGCGCACCGCCGTCGCGCTCGCCGGGGCGCTCGCCGCCGTGCTCGTCGCGACGCTCGCGCCGGCGGTGCCCGCGGGCGCGGCCACGACCATCACGGTCTCGGGCCGGGTGACCGACACGGCGTCCCAGGCCGTCGCCGGCGTTCGCGTCGCGATCGGCCCAGCGAACGGCGGCCAGCAGCACTCGGCGCTCACCGCGGCGGACGGGACCTTCGCGATCACCGGCGTCCCCGCTGGCCCCAGCGCACTGCAGGTCGACGACGACTGGCAGTCCGACGACCTGTGGCGGACCCAGACGTGGGACGGCTCCGCCGGCGTCGAGGGCTGGCAGACGTTCGACACGGGTGCCGCCGACCTCACCGGGCTGACGTTCCGGTTGCGGCCGACGTCGGGGGTCCTCGGCCGGGCGGTCGACGAGACCGGCAAGCCGCTCGCGAACATCGCGTGGAACGTCTACGACCGCGACCCCGCGACCGGCCGGTGGGTGGGGCGGCAGTACGGCCCGCTCCTCACCGATGAGGACGGCCGCATGTGGCACCCCGTGGAGCCCGGCACGCAGTGGAGGCTCTGCTTCACGGACAGCTGGTACCAGCCCACGGACGACGGCGGGGGCACGTGGACTCCCACGGTGCGCCACCAGGCCGGCTGCTGGAACCAGGCCGGCACGGGCGGTGTCCCGCTCGAGGACGCCGGGACCACCTCGTTCACCGACGTCGGGCAGCGCGTGACGCGCACGGTCGTCATGAAGACCGCCGGCAAGGCGTTGACGCCGGGCTACCCGTCGGTCGTCGGGACGACCGCGACGGGCACCACCCTGACCGCCTACCCGGGCACGTGGGGACCGTCCGGCGTCGCGGTCCGGTACCAGTGGGTGTCGTACACCGACGAGGGCGTGCGCGAGGCCGTCGCCGGCGCGACGGGCCGCACCCTGACCACCACCGCCGCACTGGCGGGGCGCTACGTCTCGGTCGAGGTCACGGGCACGCGCACGGGCTACGCGTCGATGACGCGGACGGCCGGCATCGGTCAGATCGGTGGCGCCGCCCCGACGACATCGGCGCCCCTGACGATCGCGGGCACGCCCGCCACCGGCCGGACCCTCTCCGCGAGCGACGGCACCGTCTCGCCCGGCGACGCGTCCACCGGGTACGAGTGGTACGTCGACGGCGTGCCGGCGGGATACGGTCCGACGTTCGCGGTGACGACGGCGCACCGTGCCACCACGGTCGAGGTCCGCGCCTACTACCGCGCGACCGGGCCGGCCGGCGGGACGCGCCTCGCGCAGGCGAGCGTCCGCGTCCCCGGGCTCGCGTTCACCACGGTCGCACCCGGCGTCGCCGGGACCGCGGTCGTCGGGAAGACCCTCACCGCGAAGGTCGGCGTCTGGACCCCGACGCCGACCCGCACCAGCTACCAGTGGTACCGCTCCGGCAGCCCGATCGCCGGCGCAACGGCCGCGACCTACCGGTTGACCGCCGCCGACCGCGGACGCCTGATCAAGGTCCGCGTCACCGGGTCGCGCGCGGGGTACGACACGGCGTCGCGGACGTCGGCGCCGACCACCGCGGTCAAGGGCGTGCTCACGTCGGTGGAGCCGACCGTCTCCGGAACCCCGCGCGTCGGGGCGACCCTGACCGCCAAGGTGGGTGCCTGGAAGCCGTCCGGCGTCACGTTCGCCTACCGGTGGTTCCGTGACGGCGTGGCGATCTCGGGCGCCACCGCGAAGACCTACACGCCGAGGTCCGTCGACCGCGGCCACCGGCTGCACGTGAAGGTGACCGGGGCCCGAGCGGGGTACGTCAGCCAGTCGCGGACGTCGGCGACCACCTCGAGAGTCGTGTGA